The Chlorocebus sabaeus isolate Y175 chromosome 1, mChlSab1.0.hap1, whole genome shotgun sequence genome includes a region encoding these proteins:
- the ANO9 gene encoding anoctamin-9, producing MQGPANEGPLAPNHILLSLSLPPNPQGKDSLRILVEPEGDSFPLMEIGTCEAEASEQWDYVLVAQHRVQGDPRQEEFLEELRRKGFRTKRTQDQKRVFFGIRADNSIFDLYRTLLLEPEGPAPHAELAAPTPIPVATRIRIVNFVVMKTKTSAGETFEDLEKDGVFEAKFPLHKGEGHLKKTWAGWRHMFREQPVDEIRNYFGEKVALYFAWLGWYNYMLVPAALTGLLVFLSGFSLFDASQISKEICEAHDILMCPLGDHSRRYQRLSETCTFAKLTHLFDNDGTVVFAIFMALWATVFLEIWKRQRASVVLHWDLYMWDEDQEEMALQLINCPDYKLQPHQHSYLRSTVILILSLIMICLIIGMAHILVVYRVLASALFSSSALPFLEDQVTTAVVVTGALVHYVTISIMTKINKYVALKLCDFEMPRTHSERESRFTIRFFTLQFFTHFSSLIYIAFILGRINGHPGKSTRLAGLWKLEECHASGCMMDLFLQMAIIMGLKQTLSNCAEYLVPWVSHKFRSLRASLAGHLPRDPELRDWRRNYLLNSVNTFSLFDEFMEMMIQYGFTTIFVAAFPLAPLLALFSNLVEIRLDAIKMVWLQRRLVPRKAKDIGTWLQVLETIGVLAVIANGMVIAFTSEFIPRVVYKYRYSPCLKEANSTVDCLKGYVNHSLSVFHTKDFQDPDRIEGSENVTLCRYRDYRNPPDYNFSEQFWFLLAIRLAFVILFEHVALCIKLIAAWFVPDVPQSVKNKVLEVKYQRLREKMWHGRQRLGGVGAGSQPPMPAHPTPTSIFSARSTDV from the exons ATGCAGGGACCCGCCAATGAGGGGCCTCTTGCCCCCAATCACATCCTCCTATCCCTTTCTCTGCCCCCAAACCCCCAGGGCAAAGACAGCCTCCGGATCCTGGTGGAGCCCGAAGGGGACAGCTTCCCGCTGATGGAGATCGGCACCTGTGAG GCCGAGGCCTCTGAGCAGTGGGACTATGTCCTCGTGGCCCAACATCGCGTCCAGGGAGACCCCCGGCAAGAGGAGTTCCTGGAGGAGCTCAGGAGAAAAGGCTTCCGCACCAAG AGGACACAGGACCAGAAACGGGTCTTCTTTGGGATACGTGCTGACAACAGCATCTTCGACCTGTACCGCACCCTCCTCCTGGAGCCCGAGGGGCCTGCCCCCCACGCCGAGCTGGCCGCGCCGACCCCCATCCCGGTCGCCACGAG AATCCGAATCGTGAACTTCGTTGTCATGAAGACCAAGACCTCGGCTGGCg AGACCTTCGAGGATCTGGAAAAGGACGGGGTCTTCGAGGCCAAGTTCCCCCTGCACAAG GGGGAGGGACACCTGAAGAAGACGTGGGCAGGCTGGAGACACATGTTCCGCGAGCAGCCAGTTGACGAGATCAG GAACTACTTTGGGGAAAAGGTGGCCCTGTACTTCGCCTGGCTGGGCTGGTACAACTACATGCTGGTGCCGGCCGCCCTGACAGGCCTCTTGGTCTTTCTCAGCGGATTCTCGCTGTTTGATGCCAGCCAGATCAG CAAGGAGATCTGTGAGGCCCACGACATCCTCATGTGTCCCCTCGGCGACCACAGCCGCAGGTACCAGCGGCTCTCGGAAACCTGCACTTTCGCCAAG CTCACCCACCTCTTTGACAATGATGGCACGGTGGTGTTCGCCATCTTCATGGCTCTCTGGG CCACGGTGTTCCTGGAGATCTGGAAGCGGCAGCGTGCCTCTGTGGTCCTGCACTGGGACCTGTACATGTGGGACGAAGACCAG GAGGAAATGGCGCTTCAGCTCATTAACTGCCCTGACTACAAGCTCCAGCCGCACCAGCACTCCTACCTGCGCAGCACCGTCATCCTCATCCTGTCCCTCATCATG ATCTGCCTCATTATCGGCATGGCCCACATCCTGGTGGTCTACCGCGTCCTGGCCTCCGCACTCTTCAGCAGCTCGGCCCTGCCCTTCCTGGAGGATCAGGTGACCACGGCAGTGGTGGTGACCGGAGCCCTGGTGCACTATGTGACCATCAGCATCATGACCAAG ATCAACAAGTACGTGGCCCTGAAGCTTTGTGACTTCG AGATGCCCAGGACCCACTCAGAGCGAGAGAGCAGGTTCACCATCCGCTTCTTCACACTGCAGTTCTTCACCCATTTCTCGTCTCTCATCTATATCGCCTTCATCCTGGGCAG GATCAACGGCCACCCCGGGAAGTCCACGCGCCTGGCAGGCTTGTGGAAGCTGGAAGAG TGCCACGCCAGCGGCTGCATGATGGACCTGTTCCTGCAGATGGCCATCATCATGGGCCTGAAGCAGACACTCAGCAACTGCGCGGAATACCTGGTACC GTGGGTGAGCCACAAGTTCCGCTCTCTGCGGGCCTCCTTGGCCGGGCACCTGCCCCGGGACCCCGAGCTCAGGGACTGGCGGCGCAACTACCTTCTGAACTCTGTCAACACCTTCAGCCTGTTCGACGAGTTCATGGAGATGA TGATCCAGTACGGCTTCACCACCATCTTCGTGGCCGCCTTCCCGCTGGCGCCGCTGCTCGCGCTCTTCAGCAACCTCGTGGAGATCCGCCTCGACGCCATCAAGATGGTCTGGCTGCAGCGGCGCCTGGTGCCGCGCAAGGCCAAGGACATCG GGACCTGGCTGCAGGTGCTGGAGACCATCGGTGTGCTGGCGGTCATTGCCAACGGGATGGTCATCGCCTTCACATCTGAGTTCATCCCCCGCGTGGTCTACAAGTACCGCTATAGCCCATGCCTGAAAGAAGCCAACTCCACCGTCGA ctgcCTCAAGGGCTACGTCAACCACAGCCTGTCTGTCTTCCACACCAAGGACTTCCAGGACCCGGATAGGATTGAGGGCTCAGAAAACGTGACTCTGTGCAG ATACAGGGACTACCGCAATCCCCCCGATTACAACTTCTCCGAGCAGTTCTGGTTCCTCCTGGCCATCCGCCTGGCCTTCGTCATCCTCTTTGAG CATGTGGCTTTGTGCATCAAGCTCATTGCCGCCTGGTTCGTGCCCGACGTCCCTCAGTCAGTGAAGAACAAGGTTCTGGAGGTGAAGTACCAGAGGCTGCGTGAGAAGATGTGgcatggaaggcagaggctgggcgGGGTAGGGGCAGGCTCTCAGCCCCCGATGCCCGCCCATCCCACCCCAACCTCCATCTTCAGTGCCAGGAGCACAGACGTGTAG